The genomic stretch TGAAAGACGTGTCCAGAAATGGGAGAGGAACTGGGCTCCACGGTCGCTGACGATGCTGTCGGGATATCCCTCCTCACGCCACACGTACTCGACGAAGGCTTTCACAAGGGTATCAACCTTTAGGTCCACCACAGGtataaacttcttcttcttgctaAGCCGATCAACAATCACTAAGACGTTGGTATATGTGCGGCCGTTATCGGTGCAAGGAGGCAGGTGCGTGATATAGTCCATGCTGATGCTACTCCAATATCGCTCAGGTATCGGGAGTGGATGTAGGAGCCCGTGTTTCCCATCGCGGTAAGATTTCGATCTCCGACAGGCCAAACAGTTCTTGACGTACTGTGCTACATCATTTATCATCTTCGGCCAGTAGTACCAGCGGTTTAACATGTCGTAGCTACCGTGTTTGCCGCTATGGCCACCGCAATAGGATCGGTGTACGCGTTCGATGATCCGGGTGCGCAGGGTGCCTGATTCGGGGATGTAGACCTTCTTCTTGACATAGAAGACTCCGTCGTGTATTGAGCAATCACCAAGCTCTAAGCGTATCCTGTTTGGACCGTGAATTAGTGGTACGGGATGCGGCGCTGGCCATCAGCTTTGGCTTTGAGGATAACTTGAACGATGTCGTCATCCGGGTAAGCTTGTCGAACGGTCTGGAGGATATTGGCTTCGTCCAGCGACGTGTCCGGCTCCGTAAGCGGTGCAGCGGACGTGTCATCGACCTCCGCTGTGTCTCCGAGAGCGAAGAGGTATTCGTCGCTAAAGTCGTCCGTTTCACTGTCTTGGTACATCATCATGGCCAAGGAGACTGGGGACGTCCGGAGCTCGTCACCGAGGGCGTTGGCCAGATATACAGCGTGTCGGGAGCCACCGTCGAAGTGGAAGCTAAAGGTGGCAACTCGACACTCAGGATCCACCTGGTCAGGCTTGAGGATCACTTGTACCTGGTGTTGACGTCGCTCATCCTCGGCGTTAGCTGGAAGATCGCCCGGTCGGCGAGTGAGTGCGTCGGGCTTAGTTCCTTGTTTACCAGGACGGTATTTGACTCTAAAATTGAACTCAGCTAGGAACTCAGCCCATCGAGCTTGCCGTCGGTTGAGGCGTTTGGTTGTCATGAACGTCTGGAGGGCCTGGTGGTCTGACAATACCAAGATGGGATCATCAGTACCTGACAGTTCAAACCTCCACTCCTCGAATGCTCGAACAATCGCGaggagctccttgtcatAGATCTCGTAGTTGCACTCGGCAGGTGTCATCTTATGTGATAAGAACGCTACAGGTCGTAGAACACCTTTGTGCATCTgcgagaggatagctgcGGTAACGAAGTCCGACGCGTCAGTCTCGAGCCACGTTTCCAAATCTGGGTCAAAGTGGGACAGTACGCCCGCTGTTTTAAACGCAAGCTTTAGCTGTTCAAAGGCTTTCGCAGCTTGTCCATTAGCTTGGAGAGGGAAATGTCGTTGACTACCCTCCTTGGTGAGTTCCGTGAGTGGCTTAGCGATATATGAGAACCCTTTAATAAACCGGCGATAGAAGTTGCAGAAGCCGAGGAAAGACTGCATGTCCTTCACTGATCTCGGCAGTTGCCAATCGAGGACAGTGGAGACCTTCTCCGGATCCATTTCGATGCCGTCGGTGGTGAGGATCAAGCCTAAGTACTTGACTCGCTTGGTTTCGAACTTGCACTTCGTGGGATCCAACGATAGTCCTGCGCCTTGAATCTTGCGGAGAACCTTTAGGACATGCGAACGGTGGTCTTTCTCGTTGTCGCTATATATAAGTATGTCGTCTAGGTAGGCGGTACATATAACGTCCAAGTATTCGCGCAGCGTTTCGTTGATGAAGTTTTGGAACGTCCCTGGTGCATTGCACAGTCCAAAGGGCATGACCATATACTCATAGAGTCCGTACCGGGTGAGGAAGGCGGTTTTCTCTTCGTCACCTTCTTTAATCCGAACGGTGTTGAAAGCGGCTACAACATCGACGAGAGACATAATCTGAACTTTGGCCATGCGCGCTAGAGTTTCTTGATGGCTGGTGGCGCATTTCGATTCTTCTTAGTGACGTTGTTGAGTGCTCGGTAGTCGACACATATGCGGAGACCTCCTCCAGGTTTCTTGACGATCAAGACAGGTGACGCAAACGGGGAGTTACTGGCCTTGATTAAGCCCTTTTGCAGCATGTCATCGATACTTCTTAACAGCCTCAGTCTCGGTACGAGTGAGTCCGTAGACATGAGGCTTAGGGGCGTAGTGTCAGGAAGCAGGTCGATGGGGTGGTCGACTCCTGGTCTTCGTTCGGGGAGTTGATGAGCCAGATGAGGGTTGAACAGATCAGGTAGTTCGTCCAACACCCACTCAGGTACCAGCTGGCCAATCTGGTCTCTAGTCATGTAAGGTTGCTCCATCTTGTGCATGTACTTCTCAAAGTCAGTTTGCGAGACTGCGGCTACGCCGATGCCTTCTCGGTCTTCATCGGGGGGCTTCGCAAGCTTGGCCCAATGGCGGGTTCCAACCATATGACCTGGTCAGGATGTTTGGCTGCGAGTGCGGTTGCAGCGGCAGCGGAGATGAGGTAGATATCAGCCATAGTCTCCTCAGTCGTCACCTTACCATCCTTGTTCGTCTTAGTAGTGGTGTCGCCTGTCTGGTAGTCTCCCTTGACTAGTTGTACGTGACTGTGACAAACTCCGTTTTCGTAAACCGTCTCTGGGAGTCCTTCGTGGAGGCAGTTAAGTTTGCACCCTGCCTTAGCGAAGGTGAGTGATCGCTGGTCGCCAAAGTGGAGGGCAGGCTGGTGATAGTCCATCCAATTCATGCCTAGGATAACGTCGTACTTGCCGATATTGGTGACGTAGCATAGGACGTTGTGCGTATGGCTTCCGTGTCGGACGGGCAGATCAACGGCCTGGGTAAGCTTGTCCACTTCTCCGCCGTTGGCTAGTGACAATCGAATGGGTTTGGCCACAGGCATAGTATCTAGGCGGTGTTGGTTAACCCATGACTGATTGACGAAGCATGCGCTGGCTCCCGTGTCGATAAGGGTAGAAATCGGTTGCCAACAATCAGGTCGCGTGAGAGCGGAGCCGGGAAACTCGAGTTGTCGGCTGAAGTCTTTAGAAGGCTTGCCTCCGATGGAGGCGGAGGACACGAAGTGGACCTCCGTCATAGTTGGCGTTTCGTCAGGGGCGAGCAGCAAGGCTGCAGCGATCTCGAAACGGCGATGCTGGTTTCGAACACGGCGCTGGTGTCTTTTTGCGTTACGCCAATTGAGCTCCCGCACGCGGCTCTGCGCGGGAGCCCCTAATTTAAATGCTCAAGTAGTTCCTCGTCGTTGACGTAGAAGCCATCGTCATCCACTAAGTCGTTGTCGTCCAGCGGCTCCTCAGTATCCTCGTCTCGCTCCTCTTCGTTGGAAGCGTCGAGAGCATTGATGTACAAAGAAGCCAGTGCGGGATTTGGTGAGAAGGAGTGAAGGGCTTGCCGCGGCAGGGGCAGTCTCGTGCCTCATCTGATGGTCATCCTTGCCACATTTGAAGCAGAGCTTCAAGTCAGCTAGACGCTTCTTGTCTTTCTCTGACCGCTCGAAGGCCATCTTCTTGTACGTATGCGTGCTGGCGGCGTTGTTGTGACCTGGAGTGTCGGGTGTCCGGAAGGTGACCAACTTTTGGGTACGGCTAGCACCAGCGGTCTTCGTAACGGGAGTTAATTTTCGGCCAGCGTCAATCTGTTGATGTCCCTGGTCGATGTGTTGCGCTCGCAGCAAGAAGGACTGGATGGTCTCATCCTTGTGAGATCCGGCAGTGGTCGCGATAGCTAACCCGGGTCGCATGAACTCGCGAGCGTATCGGATCTGGGTCGCGTTCTTGTGTTTGAGGATTCGCATGCAAGAGGTGAACTTAGACTTCCACTCCATGAACTTCTGTCCAGACTTGTAGCGGAGCGAGCCGTCGGCGATGAGGGTTTCGGCGTCAGCTTCCCGATCATAGGTGAGATACTGGCTGTCGAGAGTCTCTAGGAAATCTAGGAAATGGCGAGCTTTGACATCTCGGATGTGCTCGTAAGCTTCGCCTTGAATGCGGAACTTGAGGTAGTCAACCGCTTGCCAGTCCTCTGGGTATGTGCGACACTTGGCCACTGCCATCTCGCGCCACCGCTCGTAGTCGTCGTCGACCTTGCCCTTGAACGTCTCAAGTTCTGGGAGTTTGTAAGAGAATCCTCCACCGGCGGTAGAGGGCGCGACGGGCGGCGGTCGCGGTACTGTAGGAGCGGGGGCGTATGGGTTCGATGATGGAGGAGGTAGCGAGGCGTCGCGCACGGGAGTACGGTTATCCCATGGGGTGTACCCAGCTCGGCGAGGATCTTGTGAGAGTTGGTCAGCGGTACCATCTACAGGTCGCTGTAGCAAAACGCTTGATTGTACAGGCCGTACTGGGTCGTAAGATCGCTCGCGCCGCCAGAGGGTGTACGGCTGATAGTTGGGTTCATGTTGCAGCAGTCGGTCGGTGACCGTTTTTGTCTCACGTCTAGCCTCGGTGAGCTGGAGGTTGAGCTCATCGTAAGCCTTATCCTTAAGGCGAGAGCTTCGTTCTTGTTCGCCTCCATGTTAGAGTACTTGACATCATACTGGTTAAGCTCGATAGAATAGCGATCAGCTTGTCCTTTGAACTTGTCGCAGAGCTCAGCGTTGGCCTTAGCTTGGTCTGCCCACCAGTCGGCGCTGTCAGACTcctccttgagcttctgTGCCAACTCTGCGTAGTTAGGACCGCTCTCCGGTTCATCGGCTCGGCGGGATAGGTCCTCAACCTTCTGCTTGAGTTCATTGCGTTCGGTGGCGGCAAGGTCGCGCTCAGCGGCGAGGGCTTTGAAGGCGGGGTCATCGCGAACGTTGGGGAGTTGTTCTGACGCAGCTTTGAGCTTTCCGATGTCCGAGGTGAGGCGTCGGATCTCTGTCAGCTTCTCCTTGTACAGGTTGCTGCTAACCATGCCAACTTGTAGTTGTTTACTGTTCGAAGTTTCATCAAGGGCTGCTTCAACATTCGCTAGTCGGTCTCGTAGAGCTTGAGTCTCTCCTTCATTGCGGTCCACAGTCTGCAGATGCCTATTGATGGCGTCAGTGCAGTTGCGTAGGGAGACTAGCGTAGAGACAATAAATCGCCACCAGAAGTCGGGACGATCCTTCACGTTCTTCTGGAGGTTACTAGAGTTAGTGACAGTGAagtcgttgatgttgtgggTGATGTTGCCATCAGTGCGGATTCGGCCTGTGCTAAGGGAGTAAAAGGCATTGCTGTGCTCGTCAGGTTCGGGATCCTCTTGTAATTCGAACCACTCGGTGTCAACGGTATAACGGAGGTAAACGTAGTTAGAATCTTTGAGGTATTCGAGCAGGACGTCGTTGATTTCGATGCCGACAATCTCGCGTGTAGCAGTCATGGGCTCTAGGTCGCCGCTAGCTGATACTGATGGCTGGGATGACGGATGGGCTGCCAGAAGCATGCTCTCTCGGCGGTTGGAGAGGCAAGCTCGTACTGGTACGAGAGGCGGGCCCATCTGTGATTGAGTAGGATCCTGGGAAGCTTGCCCGAAGGTGGCACCGGTGGCTGAGGTACCTTGGGTATTCTGGGTATTGGCCGGGTTTGCCATCGCGATGATCTTTTCGTGTGTGTTGCGCAGGGCTGACCGTAGGGTcgcgcttctcgaagctcgatgccttgcCTTCTGCCTACTTGTCCGTTGATGTAGGTGGACCTGTCCTTTACCAGCGTTGGTGACAACCCCCACGAGCAATACTTGCCTGTTGAGCCTGGTGTCTCTGGTCTTTTCGTgtgttgcgcagggcttaccgtagggtcgcgcttctcgaagctcgatgccttgccctctgcctacttgtccgttgatgtaggtggacctgtcctctaccagcgttggtgacaaccctcacgagcaatacttgcttgttgagcCTGGTGTCTCCACCCGTGGGCTTCTAGCGCAATACTTTGCGATCCTCGTCGTCAAGACCTAACCCGTCGCAGAACGTCTTGTTCTGCCCGATGTAGCAAGTCGCAGTTGCTCAATCGGCGGCGGCGCTCGGCGCGGACGGTGTTTCTGATAACTGAGCCTGATGCGAAGTATCCTAGGTATGTAGGGGTTGACACACAATAGTGTAAAGGCActagtacactgcaatagttaggatgcctctaataagtgagattgtgtgtacagatctatatacaagtacgaggggaactttattattcctcgcacgggccaactgccagcgtggcacgtgattgtatggcacgtgatcgcgtgagggatcgtaggtttgatccatcacaacttctactcttaccttcttctttctcttttaATAATCTACTtttctttcctctcttttctctttatcctttcttcttctaatATACCTCTTTCCTTATCTACTTCGTCTTAATTTCTAACTatcttcttttatactcttcttatttattttctcttttcgtttacctccttcttttctttctatcctcctatacttcttcgattctcttcttcttctttacttctctctacttttatatttcttctttcttttatcttatacttgttaaacttcttctctctactctaCCCTCTCCTCTACCCTTTTTGTGATACCTTACagcttactcttactctctctctcttctttctctactctctactcttacaaTTTACCCTCTGCGCCCCCTTAATCTATCTTACCTTGATAAAACtcctcttcttactctctttctttgcctttacctctatctctcttgtattttctttctctactatTATTTTGCGTCTACAACTCCGCGCCCTCTCTTATCTATCTACCTCTAAAATATAAtattctcttatattcttttctactactctcgcttTTGTATTATTATTACCGCAACGGCCGGCTTCTTGAAACTTaacctcttttcctctgccctaCCCTCTCCCTTCGCCCTTCCGCCTACTCTCAATCCCCTCTTTCTTGCTTTCTATTAAACTCTCTTGTATTTCCTCCTCCCTAAAATCCCTTACCCTCActctctcccttaccctcaatctctccttaccctcaatctctcccttaccctcaatctctcccttaccctcaatctctccttaccctcaatctctcccttaccctcaatctctcccttaccctctccctctactactacacctcCCCTCTTTCCTCTCTCAACTTCTTTTACTCCTCTAACTTCCCTTTCCTCTCTCTTGATCTACTTTACTTTCCCtatttcctcttctttctacctctttctctcctACTTACCTCACTCCCTACTccttcctttttctctcctTCTACTAACCCTTTCGAATTTTTACTTTTAACTCTACTCTCTAACCTTTCTCTTCCTACTCCTTACTCATTACCTCTTCTCaccctttttctctttcttctccgactttctttactcactctacttctctttttctactacctactactcCTCTTTACTTCCTTTCTATACTtctttcttctactactacctactttactctctcttaccgctttcactacttctacttctactcttacccttttctttactcttgctctctttcttgctctctttcttcttcacttctacttctcattttcctttttctctctcttcctttcctttacttctgctcttactcttactctttATTACTAT from Pyrenophora tritici-repentis strain M4 chromosome 1, whole genome shotgun sequence encodes the following:
- a CDS encoding Asp-protease-2 multi-domain protein gives rise to the protein MTEVHFVSSASIGGKPSKDFSRQLEFPGSALTRPDCWQPISTLIDTGASACFVNQSWVNQHRLDTMPVAKPIRLSLANGGEVDKLTQAVDLPVRHGSHTHNVLCYVTNIGKYDVILGMNWMDYHQPALHFGDQRSLTFAKAGCKLNCLHEGLPETVYENGVCHSHVQLVKGDYQTGDTTTKTNKDGKVTTEETMADIYLISAAAATALAAKHPDQVIWLEPAIGPSLRSPPMKTEKASA